Proteins encoded within one genomic window of Besnoitia besnoiti strain Bb-Ger1 chromosome II, whole genome shotgun sequence:
- a CDS encoding hypothetical protein (encoded by transcript BESB_035140): MVRRALPGRGLACGGSAAVAPSPRPPRSVSLPSLSSASSRLLSRSTCSLFPPASASPSVSAGAFSPRFSQAFFSSFSETQEGRGRRLGRQTRRAEGGTVIEDGDQPFRANINGEDRRVWRFPRLPAGGESWRTTFTGYGTRHLAELYDSPSSSSSSSPSSSSSDETREKEAKLNWFAVGRVVDQNRSRHLAGYTVPYKFRIIDPISVAKSVPKNLGPLNRNTQTGDRYVDFSHNRFPVLNTAENFRYWKDRGLDRVLPRVFPVKLPAHRRIDPLLREYIYFLHSMDPARFSPRKLGERYGLRERTVELICREFSVAEFLRRTELATPYTRRLSREKAVLRMKEALFSLKLGYDQLGDQDLDEQEEHEFRGFRSTQDWIQRQNIEVEMMSAFPLPAKRDPVPKRVDVDVTVHNTAKIKVMNWIDPTDKVVF, translated from the exons ATGGTGCGAAGGGCGCTGCCCGGTAGAGGCCTGGCTTGCGGCGGGtcggcggcggtggcgccctccccccgccccccgcgttcggtctctctcccttctctcagttccgcttcttctcgtcttctctctcggtCTACCTGCAGCCTTTTTCCGCCggcttccgcttctccttCGGTGTCGGCTGGCGCGTTTTCTCCACGTTTTTCTCaggccttcttctcgtccttctcAGAGACTCAggaggggcgagggcgacgcctgggtcgacagacgaggcgcgcggaaggcgggaCCGTCATCGAAGACGGCGACCAGCCTTTCCGCGCAAACATCAACGGAGAGGACAG gcgcgtctggcgcttcccgcgcctgccggccggcggcgagagctGGCGAACGACGTTCACGGGCTACGGCACGCGTCACTTGGCTGAGTTGTACgactcgccgtcttcttcctcttcgtcttctccctcttcttcttcttccgacgagacgcgcgagaaggaggcgaagctgaACTGGTtcgccgtcgggcgcgtcGTTGACCAAAACCGGAGCCGGCATCTGGCGGGCTACACAGTGCCGTATAAGTTCCGCATCATCGACCCGATCTCAGTCGCAAAATC AGTCCCGAAGAACCTTGGGCCGCTGAACCGCAACACGCAGACTGGCGATCGCTACGTGGACTTCTCCCACAATCGATTCCCCGTCCTGAACACCGCAGAGAACTTCCGCTACTGGAAG GATCGCGGCCTCGACAGGGTGCTCCCGCGTGTTTTTCCTGTCAAACTGCCCGCGCACCGCCGTATCGATCCGCTGCTGCGAGAATACATTTACTTCCTCCACTCCATGGACCCTGcgcgcttctctccgcgAAAACTCGGCGAAAGATACGG ATTGCGAGAGCGGACCGTTGAGCTGATTTGCCGCGAGTTCTCCGTCGCGGAGTTCCTTCGCCGCACAGA ACTGGCGACGCCCTACACCCGCCGGCTGAGTCGCGAGAAGGCTGTCCTTCGCATGAAGGAAGCTCTCTTCAGTTTGAAGCTTG GCTACGACCAGCTGGGGGATCAGGATCTCGATGAGCAGGAAGAGCATGAATTCAGAG GCTTCCGAAGCACGCAGGACTGGATTCAGCGCCAGAACATCGAAGTCGAGATGATGTCCGCCTTTCCTCTTCCGGCCAAAAG GGATCCTGTGCCGAAGCGAGTTGACGTGGACGTGACGGTGCACAACACAGCCAAGATCAAGGTGATGAATTGGATAGACCCGACCGACAAAGTCGTCTTCTAG
- a CDS encoding hypothetical protein (encoded by transcript BESB_035150), with protein sequence MPALAAHASPPVSLPASSHALSEPRSSASSSSAARPAAVLPTFSASGAQMAGGSGSLPTPTGPEPGGLSLPSYAPVPYAPAVYARAGAAEASGSPVVARSSSENGGASVGVVVGRERREETVRGCRCCLHTLSPMLLVTAAFWAWSFRGALAGEVVLFMAVVPAMVFVYGLHTSVGRRSLPGVTLLEFFWLGAFLSVFIAMCLELLANALFYTTFLSCLPPLPSSSSSSFVPSFASNDLLSAFLSSQAPEVHATPEPPVASWLATPLFAPLSLPFYLPLFGSAQGAGPSCVQKRQAALQTGVSAASFAVLSPLSSSFSPATPFLSPEAEEGGWTGFLLKVSNRVFEPGALPSVWCSLGLLAFMIFCVGLVEEFAKFVVLHRLRILPAAAVWAGADEVFASESDEGGETRAEDARPGGCCGGFWTRYVKYPVGICLAGCAAGAGFAMAENISYTLGSRRPLVEDFVVAFVRVRVGLPLRPQIAGRQFLFPGLDRAAESKLVKEPPCAASDFHCGAVSHREHRDGGGEPGRCSACGVRSARVVPCVLLPLALGAAPAAAHSVLGGLRGRGARGGGPPAFWRLLFPSLFLPSVLHGTYDAALRLSAAFAQPGAPFDENSAVLASVFLIVSFVAWLMTLIAFWRRWRCVRDLPAFGADATLRAVLPTPGPAAGGPLRHGPPAPSWAGAVPPAAICVYHAAPASVYAPLGAPAHASLLGGRGGSAVAGVRADVLLWEERRRKESERLAGAIAQAATAPAEA encoded by the exons ATGCCGGCTCTGGCTGCGCATGCCTCGCCTCCTGTGTCGcttcctgcttcttctcacGCGCTCTCCGAACCTaggtcttccgcctcttcctcgtctgcggcgcgtccggCCGCCGTGTTGCCGACCTTTTCTGCATCTGGAGCCCAGATGGCGGGCGGGTCTGGGTCTCTTCCGACCCCGACCGGGCCCGAGCCCGGAGGGCTGTCCCTGCCCTCGTACGCCCCCGTGCCGTACGCTCCAGCTGTCTACGCGCGAGCGGGTGCAGCGGAGGCCAGTGGTTCGCCCGTTGTGGCGAGGTCTTCGTCGGAAAatggcggcgcgagcgtggGAGTTGTGGTTGGTcgtgagaggcgcgaggagacggtcCGCGGGTGTCGGTGCTGTCTGCACACGCTCTCTCCGATGCTTCTCGTGACTGCAGCTTTCTGGGCCTGGTCTTTCAGGGGTGCGCTGGCTGGAGAAGTTGTCCTCTTCATGGCTGTCGTCCCTGCGATGGTGTTCGTCTACGg GCTGCATACGTCCGTGGGACGGCGAAGCTTGCCAGGCGTGACATTGTTGGAGTTCTTTTGGCtgggcgccttcctctctgtcttcaTTGCCATGTGTCTGGAGCTCCTCGCGAACGCTTTGTTCTACACGACATTTCTCTcctgtctgccgcctcttccatcttcgtcgtcttcttctttcgtCCCTTCGTTCGCCTCTAATGACCTTCTGAGCGCGTTCTTGTCGTCTCAAGCTCCAGAGGTGCATGCGACGCCGGAGCCGCCCGTTGCATCCtggctggcgacgccgctcttcgcgccCCTTTCCCTGCCCTTTTACCTTCCACTCTTTGGGTCCGCTCAAGGCGCGGGGCCCTCGTGTGTTCAGAAgcgccaggcggcgctgcagacgggGGTCTCGGCAGCCTCCTTCGCGGTACTTTCCCCCCtgtcttcgtctttctctccgGCGACTCCCTTCTTGTCTCCAGAggccgaagaaggcggctggACCGGGTTCTTGCTCAAGGTCTCCAATAGAGTCTTCGAGCCGGGGGCATTGCCCTCGGTGTGGTGCTCTCTGGGCCTCCTCGCAT TCATGATCTTCTGCGTGGGCTTGGTCGAGGAGTTCGCGAAATTCGTCGTGCTCCATCGCCTGCGCATcctgccggctgcggcggtctgggcaggcgccgacgaggtTTTCGCCTCCGAAAGCGACGAGGGGGGGGAaacgcgcgcggaagacgcccgCCCGGGGGGTTGCTGCGGGGGCTTCTGGACCCGCTACGTCAAGTACCCCGTGGGCATCTGCCTCGCCGGATGTGCGGCTGGCGCGGG ATTCGCTATGGCTGAGAATATCAGCTACACCCTCGGCAGCAGGAGGCCGCTGGTGGAGGACTTCGTCGTTGCGTTTGTCCG GGTTCGTGTCGGGCTCCCTCTCCGTCCGCAGATCGCGGGAAGGCAGTTTTTGTTCCCCGGACTGGATAGAGCCGCTGAGTCGAAGCTGGTCAAGGAGCCGCCATGCGCAGCGAGC gACTTTCACTGCGGTGCCGTCTCACATCGCGAACACCGGgatggcggcggcgaaccTGGCCGTtgctctgcatgcggcgtacgctccgcccgcgtcgtcccctgcgttcttcttcccctcgCACTTGGCGCCGCACCAGCAGCCGCTCATTCCGTCCTCGggggccttcgcggccgcggcgcccgcgggggaGGGCCGCCCGCCTTCTGGCGACTGCTTTTCCCCTCGCTGTTTCTGCCCTCGGTCCTGCATGGCACATACGACGCGGCTCTCCGGCTTTCGGCGGCGTTCGCGCAGCCCGGCGCGCCGTTTGACGAGAACTCTGCGGTCCTCGCCTCGGTCTTCCTcatcgtctccttcgtcgcctgGCTCATGACCCTCATCGCCttctggcggcgctggcgctgcgtgcgcgacctcccggccttcggcgccgacgcgaccCTCCGCGCGGTCCTCCCCACGCCGggccctgcggcgggcggcccGCTGCGCCACGGGCCTCCTGCCCCGTCCTGGGCCGGGGCTGTGCCCCCGGCCGCCATCTGCGTGTAccacgccgcgccggcctccgtcTACGCGCCCCTGGGCGCCCCCGCGCATGCCTCTCTTTtaggcgggcgcggggggagcGCAGTGGCGGGCGTCCGCGCGGACGTGCTGCTGTGGGAAGAAAGGCGCCGAAAAGAaagcgagcgcctcgcgggggcCATCGCTCaagccgcgacggcgccagcCGAGGCCTGA